The genomic DNA CGCCCGCAGAGCTTTTACAAGGAGGCGCACCAGCGTATTTTTAAAGCCATACTGGCGCTGTTCGATAAATCCGAGCCCATCGATATCCTGACCGTGACGCACGAGCTGCGCGAGCAGGGTGAGCTGGAGCTGGCTGGCGGCGCATATTACGTTACGCAGCTGACCACCCGCGTAAACTCAGCCGCCAACATCGAGTACCACGCTCGTATCATCACCGAAAACTCTATCAAACGCGACCTGATCTCTATTTCCTCGGAAGTACTTTCGAGCGCCTTTGAAGATACTACCGACGTTTTTGACCTGCTGGATAAGACCGAGGCCAAACTCTACGAAGTATCGGAATCCAACATCCGCAAGAACTTCGACGACATGCGCTCGCTCATGCACCAGGCCATTAAAGAACTGGAAGAAAAGCGCAAGCAGTCGGATGGTTTAACGGGGGTTCCGAGCGGGCTGGTAGCGCTGGACCGCGTTACGTCAGGCTGGCAGAAATCGGATTTGGTTATACTTGCCGCCCGCCCCGCCATGGGTAAAACGGCATTCGTGCTCTCATGTATGCGCAATGCTGCCGTGGATTTTGGCAAAGGCGTGGCGATTTTCTCGCTCGAGATGTCGTCGCTGCAGTTGGTAAACCGTCTTATTTCGTCCGAAGCAGAGCTGGACTCGGAAAAGATCAAAAAGGGCAGCCTGGAAGATTATGAGTGGGCACAGCTCAACCATAAGATCGCCAAACTAACCGAAGCGCCTATTTTTATCGATGACACCCCGGGCCTTTCTATCCGCGAGCTGCGTACCAAGTGCCGTCGCCTAAAAGCGCAGTACGACATCCAGATGATCATTATCGACTACCTGCAGTTGATGAGCGGCAACGCCGACGGCAAAGGAGGCGGTAACCGCGAGCAGGAAATCGCCTCGATCTCGCGGGCTATGAAAATGCTGGCCAAAGAATTGAATGTGCCGGTTATTGCACTCTCGCAGCTAAGCCGCGCCGTAGAAACGCGTGGGGGCGACAAGCGCCCGCAGCTATCTGACCTTCGTGAATCAGGTTCTATTGAGCAGGACGCCGATATGGTGTGTTTCCTCTATCGTCCGGAGTATTACGGCATCACCGAAGACGAGATGGGTAACCCGACCGCGGGCGTAGGAGAGGTGATCATTGCCAAGCACCGGAACGGTTCGCTTGAAAACGTGCAGTTGAAATTTATTGGCAAGTATACCAAATTTACCAACCTCGACCACGACTTCGGCGGCGATGCGATGGGCAGCTTTAATGCCTTGCCTAACAGCACGTTCGATGCCGAAACGCCGGGCTCTATCCGGCTGGGCAGCCGCATGAACGACGGCGGGAAAAGCGGAGGCGGGTTCCCGTCATCCAATTTTGATGAAGAACCGCCGTTCTAAGAGAAAGTTACTTAGCTTATTATACTGATCCCAAGCCAAAGGGATGAGAAGCCGCTGCGCCGTTTGTGCCAGCGGCTTTTCTTTTGAAATGGGTTTTGCTGTTGTTTTATACTTGCTGCTATACTTATTAGTGGCTGTACCTCCGCATCTTTATACTTTGGCTATACTTGCAAGCTTGAGTCTGATGTGGTGGTTTATACTTCCGGCTATACTTGTTAGCTAGCTGTATTCCTCAGTTTTATACTAGTCTTGTTTCATCTTTAGCTTTGGAGCGCTCCAAGCCCGCAAGGGCTCGTCCTTTGGCATCGCGCTGTGGCGTGAAGCTGCTCCTCGCTGGCGCTGCGGGCTGCCCTACGAGCACTGCAACACACCAAGGCGTTCAACCCAAGGACTGGGAAGCTTTCGATAGCGGCTGTTTATACTTGAGCATAAATATAAGCTTCAACTTTATCTGTATTGCATTTAGGTAGGGACAGGTCGCGACCTGTCCGCGCGATGGCAGCTGCTATAAAAGTATAGCTGAAGTATAAGTATGAACTTTCCCTCCTTCCCTCCCTATGTTGTCATCCTGAAAGGATCCTGGTGGATGGGAGGTTAAGCCTTTCCTACGCATGTATTCTGTTGCTACCCATCTGCCCAAAGTCCCCCTTTGAAGGGGGGTAGGGGATGTTCTTCTTCCTCCTAAACTAAGCTGCTTATACTTCGGTTCAAGTATAATCTTACTCTCCATACCTCTTTCTTTGAGTCATCCTGAAAGGATTTTTGTAGAAAGCAGATGAAGCTATTAATACCCCGCTTATGCTTTAAGCATAATAACTACTTGCTCCCCTCCTTAGTAAAGGAAGGGTAGAGTGGTTGGACCCTGCATTGCAGCACTTATTACATCCAGGCTGTTACTCTTGCCACACCACTTTCTCGTCCAGTGGGATCTGGCGTTTGCCATCGGACTGTGGTTTGTCGGAGTAGCCAAGGTATAAAATGCCCAGCACCACATCCTCTTCGCGGAGCTGTAACATGGTTTTCATGGCCGGATGATAGGCCATACCGCCAGAGCCCCAGTAGGAGGCGATACCCAGGGCGGTGGCGCCCAGCAGCAAATTCTGGATGGCACAGGAGGTAGCGGCAATCTCCTCCAGGGCCGGGATCTTAGGCAGGTTGCCGCGTTGCATGTAGGCTACCAGCACATGCGAGGCCTGATCGCCCATGTGCAGCAGCTTCTCATACTTACTTTCATGATACTGATCAGGCAGGGTTTCCTGCAGGTAAAGATCGGCGTGGGCCTCGCAGAAAACCTTCACTTTCGGGCCGGCATAAACGATAAACCGCCACGGTTCGGTGTGTCCGTGCGTCGGAGCCCAATCGGCCAAGGCCAGTAGCTGCCATACCTGCTCATCGGGGACACGCTGCCCGTTCATGGCGGCTGGCTTGGTGGTTCTGCGGTTGCGGATGATGTGCGCAATGTGCTGATAGTGATCTTCCATAAATAGGATAAAATAAACGTTACATAATTACCTTAAGTTAGTACGTGCAATGTATTTTGCAGTCGTTCGTTAAACACACCTAATTGGGCGCAAAGCGCCGGAGGCAGGTGCCTGCATCGGAAGCCCTGGTTGTAACAGAAACCCGCTTTGCGTACCTTTAAGCGTGTTCTTGAATTCAAAAGAAGTTGTGCTATCTCATACATGGACTATAACAAACTATTCCGCAATATCCCTGAAGCGATCGTCGTGCTATCGCCTGGGTATAAAATTCTGGATGCCAGTGACCGGTACCTGGCCGTGACCATGCGCACACGGGAGCAGATCGTGGGGCGACATTTTTTGTTGGAGGCTTTTCCGGACAAAGACCGCTCTTACGAAGACAACCCGGTGCGGCAGGTGCTCGACAAAACCTGCCGCACAAAGCAGACCGAATATCTGGAAGTGATTCGGTACGACCTGCCGAAACCGGCCGAAGAAGGCGGCGGCTACGACACCCGCTACTGGGAAGCGGCCCATACTCCTGTGCTGGATGAAGATGGAAATGTGAGCTACATCATCCAGCGCACCTCCGATGTAACCGAGCGGGAAGTGGCCAAGCTAGCCTTGACGCAAAGCGAGGAGAAATTCCGGTTTATGGCTGAAACCTTGCCCCAGCTGATCTTTACCACAGATCCGAAGGGTAACTATACGTACTTTAACCAGCGCTGGACCAGGTTCACAGGCTTGCCCGTAAAAGAGCTCCTCGGCTCAGACTGGAAGCAGCTGGTGCACCCCGAGGACTTGCCCCTTGTAGAACAAAAATGGACTGAAGCGCTGCAGCAGGAATCGGAATTGCAGGTGGAATATCGCCTGAAAGAGAATGACGGCAACTACCGCTGGTGCCTGTGCCGCGTACTGCCCATGACGAACGATGCCGGCCGGATACTGATGTGGGTGGGCAGCGTCACCGACATCCATCATACCCGCCAGATGGTACAGGAGCTGCTAACTGCCAACGAGCAGATGGCGCACCTGTCTGACCAGGTGCAGAGCGCCTACACCAAAGCTGAAAAAGAGCGGAAGACCCTGGAACGGCTGATTATGCAGGCGCCGGCCATTTTCTGTGTTTTGGAAGGGCCCCAGCATCGGTTTGAGCTTGTAAATGCCAAGTATCAGCAGCTTTTCCCGAACCGGCGACTGGTAGGCAAACCCGTTGCCGAGGCGCTGCCCGAAGTGGTGGAGCAGGGCTTTATACAGCTGCTGGATGAGGTGTATAACACCGGAAAGGATTTTGTAGCCGAAGAAGTACAGGTTAAAATCGACCGGCAGGACACCGGGCTGCTGGAGGATATTTATTTGACGTTTAGCTACCAGCCCATTTTTGAGGACGACAAAATAACAGGCATTCTGGTGTTTGCCAACGATGTAACCCGGCAGGTAAAGTATAAACAAAAGTTACAGGAGCTGGAGAGCGCCCATCATGACACAAGACAGGAGTAGGAGGGAGACACGCCAGGCATGAATATAGCTCAGGTTGACATTCAGCAACTGCGGATAAAACACATCCTGTACAAGTCTAAAGTACGGTCGGTGCTTTATGGCGGAGTATACGATGCGGCATTCTTTTCGCACTCGGGCCCGGTAGATACCTGGTTCAGCACGATCGGGCGGGTGCGCTATAGCCAGGAGCCAGAGATGGACGCCCTCCTGAAAGTGCACCAGGAGCTGGACATTACCGTGAACCAGCTCTTCGGTTTGTATAAAGGAGGCAAAATAGAGGAGGCGCACGAACAGCTTAAAAGTGTGGAAAAGAGCTCCACACACTTTCTCTCGCTGCTGCAGCAGCTGGAAGCACGGCTGAAGGTGCTGGCATAAAAAAGCCTGTTTAACGAAGCGTTAAACAGGCTTTTTTATGCTTTAGATGGAAGTGCCGAGCTTATTTCAGCTTCAGGTCGGTGAGGATCTGCGCTACCTTGCGGCTTAATTGCTGCTCGGTGGCGTCATAGTCGGCGGCAGAGGCCAGCGGCTCGTTTACGCTGATATAGAACTTGATCTTGGGCTCCGTGCCCGACGGGCGTGCCGAGATCTTGCTACCATCTTCGGTCAGGTATTGCAGCACGTTCGAGCTTTCCAGGTCCAGTTTGTTCTCCTGGCTGCTGAGCACCAGTTTGCGCGTGCTGAACTTATAGTCGCTGATCTCCACTACCCGGGAGCCGGCAACGGTCTGCGGCGGGTTGCTGCGCATATCGGCCATCATCTGCTGAATTTCTTCCGCGCCGCGCTGTCCTTTTTTAGTGAACGATACCAGCTCCTCTTTGTAGAAGCCATACTTGGTATACATCTCCACCATCATCTCGAACAGGCTCTGGCCATTGTCTTTGGCAACGGCCGCCATCTCCGCAATCAGGGCGCAGGCCGAGATCGCATCTTTGTCGCGCACAAAATCGCCGATCATGTAGCCGTAGCTTTCTTCGCCGCCGCCAATGTATACTTCCTTGCCTTCCAGGGCGCGGATCTTCTCGGCAATGTACTTAAAGCCGGTCAGGGTTTCGTACATGGTTACATTATAGCTATCGGCAATCTTTTTGATCAGATCGGTGGTTACGATGGTTTTCACCACGAACTCTTTGCCAGTCAGTTTGCCCGCTTTTTGCCAGGCCTGTAGCAGGTAATTGATAAGCAGCGCGCCGGTTTGGTTGCCGTTCAGCAGCACAAACTCGCCTTTCAGGTTGCGCACTGCAATACCCACGCGGTCCGAATCCGGGTCAGTGGCCAGTACCAGGTCGGCATCAATTTCTTTGGCTTTGTTCAGGGCCAGCGTCATGGCTTCCTTTTCCTCCGGGTTCGGGTACACCACGGTCGGGAAGTTGCCGTTGGGCACCGCCTGCTCTTCTACCACGTGCACGTTGGTAAAGCCAAAACGTTGCAGCACTTCAGGTACCAGCGTGATGCCGGTGCCGTGCAGCGGCGTGAATACGATCTTCAGGTCGTGCTGGCGTTTAATAGCTTCCTGCGAAATGGACAGGCGCAGCACTTCTTGGATATAAGCCTCGTCCAGTTCCCTGCCAATCATCTGGATGTTAGCGGGGTTGGGCTCAAACTTAACTTCATCCACCGAGTGGATCTTGTTTACTTCGGCAATGATGTTCTTGTCGTGCGGTGCGGTTACCTGCGCGCCATCGTTCCAGTATACTTTATAGCCGTTGTACTCTTTGGGGTTGTGCGAGGCGGTTACCACCACACCGCTTTTGCAGCCCAGGTGGCGGATGGCAAACGAAAGCTCGGGGGTTGGGCGCAGCGCCTCGAAAAGGTATACTTTAATGCCGTTGGCCGAGAAGATATCGGCGGCAATGCGGGCAAACACGTCGGAGTTGTTGCGGCTGTCGTGGGCGATGGCCACGCTGATCGGCTCGTTAGGGAAGTTGTGCTTGAGGTAATTGCAAAGACCTTGGGTAGCCATACCCAAGGTATAACGGTTCATGCGGTTGCTGCCCGCCCCCATAATGCCACGCAGGCCCCCGGTGCCGAACTCCAGGTCGCGGTAAAAAGCATCCGACAGCGCTTCGTTCTCGTTGCGCTCCAGCATGCCGTTAATTTCATCTTTGGTGGCCTGGTCGTAGTTACCGGTAAGCCACGCGTCAATTTTCTGGCGTATAGTTGTTTCGATCATAGTCTTACTGTTGGTGTTGTAATTATAATATTAAATCTGCTACAAGGTTGATCTTCGTCTCAACCCCAACGTCTTTTTTTTATATCATCCTGAAAGGATCTTTTGAGCAAAAAGGAAAGGCTTAACCTCCTTGCTCCCAAGTTTCTTAACAGAATGACAAGAAATTTAAATCTCTAAATTTTAAAGAAAACCTCTTGCTATTGAAAGGGCAGGTTGAAAACAAGCGATACCTCCTATCCTACAAAAAATCACACCAGCGCTTGTTGTACTGACGCACATCCGGAAGCGCTGGTGTGAAATTATACTTCGAAATAAAGCAATCCAAGCCATTTTTACACGGCCTATACTTTGTTCCGGGCTTAAAGGTTTCCGCGCAGCGCCTGCTCGCGCTCGATGGCCTCGAACAGGGCTTTGAAATTACCTTTGCCAAACGAGCGGGCTCCTTTGCGCTGGATGATCTCAAAGAAAACGGTCGGGCGGTCTTCCACCGGCTTGGTGAAGATCTGCAGCAGGTAGCCTTCGTCGTCGCGGTCTACCAGCAGGTTCAGGTCTCTCAAATCCTGCATGTCTTCGTCGATGTGGCCGACGCGCTCCAGTAGATCCTGGTAATAGGTTTCGGGCACGCGCAGGAACTCCACGCCCCGGCGGCGCAGCTCACTTACCGTGTGCAGGATATTATCGGTGGCAACCGCAATGTGCTGTACGCCGGCGCCGCGGTAAAACTCCAGGTACTCATCTATCTGCGATTTCTTTTTGCCGGCTGCCGGTTCATTTATCGGGAATTTGATGTAGCCGTTGCCGTTCGATACCACTTTCGACATCAGGGCGGTATACTCGGTGCTGATATCGTTATCATCGAATGTGAGGAGCAGTTTGAAGCCCATTACATCTTCATAGAACTTCACCCACTCGTTCATGCGGCCCAGCTCCACGTTGCCCACACAGTGGTCTACATACTTGAGGCCCACCGGTTCTGCGGCCACCCCGGACGAACGTGGCTCGTAGCCGGGCATAAACACGCCGTTATAGTTTTTGCGCTCCACAAACGTATGGATGGTGTCGCCATAAGTATGGATAGAAGCCAATTTCACTTCGCCATGCGCATCGGTTAATGTCCGTGGCTCGCTAGCTGGTTTGGCGCCGCGGGCTACCGTACCACGGAACGCTTCTTCGGCGTCATCCACCCAAAGGGCCAGTACTTTTACCCCATCGCCGTGCAGGTGCACATGTTGTGCAATGTCAGAATCCGGGTAAATAGCGGTTGTCAGCACCAGGCGTATTTTTTCCTGCTGCACGACATAAGAAGCGCGGTCGCGCACGCCGGTTTCAGGGCCGGCATAGGCCACCAGTTTAAAGCCGAAAGCGGTCTGGTAAAAGTGCGCCGCCTGCTTGGCATTTCCCACATAAAACTCGATGTGATCGGTGCCGTTGAGGGGCAGAATATCTGTTGCCATAGTATGATTCGGGGTTATAATAGGAATAACGTAAAAATACAGCTTTTCGTGGTAGAATAAAATCTTGGGTGCCGGATAACAAATTATCAAAGCCAATGCTTGCAATTACTACGGCATGTTGGCAACTTTGTAAAAAAACAGACACCACATGAACGCAAAAGACCTGAATAACGCCATTGTTGCCATACTGGAAAAGAAGCAGGAGTTGAACGCATTAGATTACAACGATGCGCGTTATGACGACATGGAGGAGGAGTTGCACGACCTGGAAGACGACTTTAACGAAGAATACGGCGAGTACCTGGAAGACGTGCTGGAAGATGTGCACGGCAAGCTGAAGTCGGATGCCGATATCCTGCTGCCTACCGCTTACCTGGCCAGCTCGCTGGACGGTACCGAGCGCGACGACGATGAGAAAGAAGGCGTATGGGTAGAGTCGGATTCGTTTCCGGGCGTAGAAATGCGTTTGGTGCTGGTTGCTAATCCGCCGCGCATGCTGCTGATCCTGGCTGACCAGGAGCGCGTGCTCTGGACTGCCGAGTAAATTTATACTTACGGGCAGCTGCAGGGTATACATGTATGGTATACTTGTCCTGAAGTTCGTCGCCCTGAAATTAGAAGCAATAAAACGAGGCCTGTTCCGTGAGGAGCAGGCCTCGTTTTATTTTGGTGGAAGGGGAAGTGTCTTAGAACTTTTGCAACACCGGTAAAACGCTTATGCGTTGATAATCAGGTTGTTTTTTGCTCTTTTTGTTTGTAGCAGGCCGGCCTATCATGCTGGGCAGCACTTATAAGCGCCATACTTCAGAGCGCAAACACATAGCTTAACTGCTCCACGCAGTAACCGGTCATAACCTGAAAAGCTCCTAAAGTATACAGCCAGGCGCCATTGCACGTATACAACTCACGTCTATATACAACGTGGACCAATATGAGCAATACCAATACCAGGGCCGTTACCGGAGCAGGATTACTCGTTGCGCTGGGTATTATTTATGGTGATATCGGGACCTCCCCGCTTTACGTGATGAAGGCCATTGTAGGCAACAGGCCAATTAGCCAGGTGCTGGTGTATGGAGGCATTTCATGTGTTTTCTGGACGCTTACGCTGCAGACTACCGTAAAGTATGTCATCTTAACCCTGCAAGCCGACAACAACGGGGAAGGGGGCATTTTCTCGCTGTATACCCTGATCCGGCGGCGGGCTACCTGGCTGGTGATCCCGGCCATGATCGGCGGCGCCGCTTTGCTGGCTGACGGCATCATTACGCCTCCTATTTCGGTGGCTTCTGCTATAGAAGGCTTGCGTATTCTTTATCCCCATCTGCCAACCGTGCCCATCGTGATAGCCATCATTACGGGTATTTTCCTGTTGCAAAGCTTTGGCACCCAGGTGGTGGGTAAAATATTCGGGCCGGTTATGTTGTTGTGGTTCAGTATGCTGGGCATTTTGGGAGCCGCCTCCATCCTGTACCACCCGGCTGTCCTGCATGCTTTAAACCCCATGTTTGCTTACGAGCTGCTGGTAAACTACCCGGGCGGCTTCTGGCTATTAGGGGCTGTATTTCTGTGCACCACCGGAGCCGAAGCCTTGTACTCCGACCTGGGGCATTGCGGCAGGCCCAACATTCGGGTTAGCTGGATATTTGTGAAAACCTGTTTGCTGCTGAATTATTTTGGGCAGGGCGCCTGGCTAATGCAGCAGGAGGGAGAACGCGTGCAAACCAACCCCTTTTATGGGCTGATGCCCGGCTGGTTCCTGCTGATCGGGATCAGCATTGCTACCGTGGCCGCCATCATTGCCAGCCAGGCGCTTATCAGCGGGTCTTTCACCCTGATCAGCGAGGCAACGCGACTGAATCTCTGGCCCAAGGTCAAAATTATGTTCCCTACCAACCTGCAGGGGCAGCTCTTTGTACCAAGTATAAACAGGCTCTTATGGATCGGCTGTGTGGGCATCGTGCTACACTTCCGGGAGTCGGCTAACATGGAAGCGGCATATGGCCTGGCTATTACGCTGGCCATGATCTCAACTACCATTCTGTTAAGTTACTTCCTCTATGCCAGAGTGAAAGTGGCGGGCATTGCGATCATGGTCTTTTGCTTTTATTTGCTGCTGGAAGGCTCGTTTCTCTTTGCCAACCTCGAAAAGTTTCCGCACGGTGGCTGGGTTTCGCTCCTGATGGCTAGCCTTTTGCTCAGTGTGATGTATGTCTGGATCAAAGCCTTCGATATTAAGCGCCGGCTAACCGAAGATGTCCGCTTAAAAAAGTACCTGCCCGCCCTCAAGGAGCTAAGCACAGATAAATCGGTGCCCAAGTATGCCACCCACCTGATCTACATGACAAGTGCGCAGCATCCACGGGAAATAGAAAGCAAGATCATGTATTCTATATTTCAGAAGAGGCCGAAGCGGGCTGATATTTACTGGTTTTTGCATGTCAACACCACCGACAGCCCTTATACCATGGAATACAAGGTCCGGATCATCGAACCTGCCGACGTGGTGCGCATTGATTTTATGCTGGGCTTCCGGGTAGAACAGCGCATTAACCTGTTTTTCCGCAAAGTGGTCGAGGAACTTGTACGCCAGGGCGAAGTAGATATTACCAGCCGCTACGAATCGCTCAGCCGGCATAATGTAATTGGTGATTTCCGGTTTGTCGTGCTCGAGAAATTCCTTTCCTACGAAAATGACCTACCTTTTAAAGAGCAGCGCATCATGGAGATGTATTATTTCATAAAGCAATTCTTACCCTCCGAAACCGAATGGTTCGGGCTGGACACCAGCGATGTGACCGTGGAGAAAGTACCCATCATTATCAGACCTGTCGATCTGCCGGAGCTTAAACGCATCAAGTAGCTTAAAAACAGCCACCCGAGGCTGTGCAAAAGGGCTTTCTGATCATTAGTCCTGGCTTATAGCAAAGTATAGCGAGCTAGTTGTTAAACTCACAAAAATGCCATAACACCCCGGATGGGTCATTCATAAAGAACTCTTTACCCCAATCCTGAAGCTTGATTTCTGTAAACCGTACGCCTTTGTATTGCTGCTGCAAATTTTTTCCCTGCAGTTCTGCCGCGCATTTTGCAATGTCGTCTACTTCCAACGACACCATCGAATTATTTACCCACTCTTCCACATAATAGTCCTGCAAATAAAAGCTTAGCGTTTCAGATACCTTAAACAGGCTCATCTTGTCATTAAGTATAACTTCCTCAAAGGCAAGGGCGCGGTAGAATTCCCGTGATTCCTGGTAATCTTTTGCGCCCACAAACGGGCGAAGTGCTTTTGGCTGGTAGGTCATAGTTTTTTAGTTAGCTGATTTAAATGAGAAAAGTTGAGAGTGCGCTGTGTAAAAGATGTGATATATTATGTTCAGTATAAAACGAGAAGGAGAGTGAAATAAATGGCTTCAAGTCTCCAACTGGGCTAAAAAGAAAAAAGGCCTTCTACAAACTGTAAAAGACCTTTTCGTCGGAGTGGCGGGATTCGAACCCACGACCTCCAGCACCCCATGCTGGCGCGATACCAGGCTACGCTACACCCCGGGTAAGTATAACATCCAAGGAATCAGTTCTTCACAAGGCGTTCATACTTTAAGCGTTCACAAATGTACATATTTCGGAATATTTTACCAATCATTTGAAAATTTTGGTAAGCCCAAAAATCTTATTTTATCTGAATAAATCGAAGATTTCGGGCGAAGCGCAATTGCGGCAGGCAGCAGTTATCCTGGTTTAAAAACCGCCGCATTGGGAGGAATAAAAAGCGCCCTTTTACAAGAGTTGTAAAAGGGCGCTTTGCGTAATAGCCCCGCATACTTGCGGATAGCTTAAAAGCAGCTTTTCAGCAACGGGTTAATTCCATCCACCACCCAAGGCCCGGTAAATAGTAACCCGGGCGCTCATCTGCTGCATTTTGGTTTCGATCAACTCAAACTTCGATTCCAGAGCATCGCGCTGGGTCAGGAGCACCTCCATATAGTCGGCCCTGGCCGAACGGAAAAGGTCGTTTGAGATCGAAATTGATTGGGTAAGTGCCTCCACCTGCCGGGCTTTTAAGTCGTAGCTTTTCGCCAGGTTCTGGTTCCTGGCGAGCTGATTGGCCACCTCGATGTACGCATTCAGCACGGCGCGTTCGTAGTTGTAAACTGCCTGTATCTGCTTTGCGTTGGCGCTGAAGTACGTTGCCTTAATGGCATTCCGGTTGATGAGCGGGGCAGTTAAGTCCCCAGCCAGCGAGTATAGCAACGACTCGGGCGACTTGATCAGGTAAGACGGGTTAAATGCCTGGAAGCCGATGCCTGCCGTGATGCCAATGGACGGATAAAACCGCGCTTTAGCTACTTTTACATCCAGCCTGGCCGCAGCCAGATCCAGTTCAGCCTGTTTGATGTCGGGGCGGTTCTGCAACAGTTGCGCCGGTATGCCGGCCTGCATGCGTTCGGGCACCATGTCGATCAAAGGCTGTGTGCTGCGCTGGATAGGTTGCGGGTAGCGGCCCAGCAGGAAGTTGAGCCTGTTCTCCGTTTCAGTGATCTTTTGCGCGATCTCATACTGCAGGCTCTGCGTGCTGAGCAGCTCCGCCTCAAACTTGCGCACAGCCAGCTCCGTTACCTTGGCAGCCTGCTTCTGCAGCTTTACGGTTTCCAGGGCGTTGGTCTGAATGCCGATGTTCTGCTGCACAATAGCCAGTTGGTTGTCGAGGGCCAGTAATTCATAGTAGGAGTTGGCGATCTCAGACACCAGGTTGGTCACCATAAAGTTTTTCCCCTCTACCGACGACAGGTACCGGGCCACCGCTGCTTTATTTGCATTGTGCAGCTTGTTCCAGATATCCACCTCCCACGTAGCATAGGCGCCCACCAGGAAATCGGGGAGGGGCTCGGGCATTTCTTTATCCCGGTCTATGTTGGTGTTCGCCTCCATGGCGCCAATGTTGGTATACCGGGCCACCTTATCTACGCCGGCTGCCCCGCGCACGCCCACCGCGGGCAGGTACTCACCTTTCGTGGCCCTTACTTCGTTTTTAGCAACCTCGATTTCCTGCAAGGTGATGTTCAGCTCCTGGTTGTGCTGCAGGGCCGTATCGATCAGGGCACTCAGGTAAGGATCAGTAAAATACTGTTTCCACTGCACCTGTGCGGTATTGGTGGTATCCTGCGAGTTGTTGTAACTCGCAGGAACCGGTGTGTTTACTGTTTTCTCAACGACAGCGGGCGTTTTACAAGCCGAGAAAGTTAGCGCAGCAAACGCAACTCCAAGGCTTTGGTATACTAGTTTTTTATACATGATTTTCATTTTCTTCGATCAGGACATTTCTTTGAATGTGAGGAAAACTCTCACTGGCATAGTCGTAATCTTCTGTGAGCGGGGTTTCATGCTCGTCCCTGATCAGGTGACGGCCGTCGGCCATTTTAGCGAATATGTAGTATAAACCCGGGATGATCACGACGCCAAAAATGGTACCGAACAACATCCCGCCCAGGGCAGAAGCGCCAATGGTGCGGTTCCCGATTGCGCCTGCGCCGGTGGCCACGATCAGCGGGGTCAGGCCGGCCACAAACGCAAACGA from Pontibacter liquoris includes the following:
- a CDS encoding KUP/HAK/KT family potassium transporter; the protein is MSNTNTRAVTGAGLLVALGIIYGDIGTSPLYVMKAIVGNRPISQVLVYGGISCVFWTLTLQTTVKYVILTLQADNNGEGGIFSLYTLIRRRATWLVIPAMIGGAALLADGIITPPISVASAIEGLRILYPHLPTVPIVIAIITGIFLLQSFGTQVVGKIFGPVMLLWFSMLGILGAASILYHPAVLHALNPMFAYELLVNYPGGFWLLGAVFLCTTGAEALYSDLGHCGRPNIRVSWIFVKTCLLLNYFGQGAWLMQQEGERVQTNPFYGLMPGWFLLIGISIATVAAIIASQALISGSFTLISEATRLNLWPKVKIMFPTNLQGQLFVPSINRLLWIGCVGIVLHFRESANMEAAYGLAITLAMISTTILLSYFLYARVKVAGIAIMVFCFYLLLEGSFLFANLEKFPHGGWVSLLMASLLLSVMYVWIKAFDIKRRLTEDVRLKKYLPALKELSTDKSVPKYATHLIYMTSAQHPREIESKIMYSIFQKRPKRADIYWFLHVNTTDSPYTMEYKVRIIEPADVVRIDFMLGFRVEQRINLFFRKVVEELVRQGEVDITSRYESLSRHNVIGDFRFVVLEKFLSYENDLPFKEQRIMEMYYFIKQFLPSETEWFGLDTSDVTVEKVPIIIRPVDLPELKRIK
- a CDS encoding glyoxalase, whose product is MTYQPKALRPFVGAKDYQESREFYRALAFEEVILNDKMSLFKVSETLSFYLQDYYVEEWVNNSMVSLEVDDIAKCAAELQGKNLQQQYKGVRFTEIKLQDWGKEFFMNDPSGVLWHFCEFNN
- a CDS encoding TolC family protein; the protein is MYKKLVYQSLGVAFAALTFSACKTPAVVEKTVNTPVPASYNNSQDTTNTAQVQWKQYFTDPYLSALIDTALQHNQELNITLQEIEVAKNEVRATKGEYLPAVGVRGAAGVDKVARYTNIGAMEANTNIDRDKEMPEPLPDFLVGAYATWEVDIWNKLHNANKAAVARYLSSVEGKNFMVTNLVSEIANSYYELLALDNQLAIVQQNIGIQTNALETVKLQKQAAKVTELAVRKFEAELLSTQSLQYEIAQKITETENRLNFLLGRYPQPIQRSTQPLIDMVPERMQAGIPAQLLQNRPDIKQAELDLAAARLDVKVAKARFYPSIGITAGIGFQAFNPSYLIKSPESLLYSLAGDLTAPLINRNAIKATYFSANAKQIQAVYNYERAVLNAYIEVANQLARNQNLAKSYDLKARQVEALTQSISISNDLFRSARADYMEVLLTQRDALESKFELIETKMQQMSARVTIYRALGGGWN